Proteins co-encoded in one Neodiprion lecontei isolate iyNeoLeco1 chromosome 3, iyNeoLeco1.1, whole genome shotgun sequence genomic window:
- the LOC107222646 gene encoding homeobox protein engrailed-1a-like, translated as MSVAMAISMDSGYGMRLYGVPENRGQDGHRQLQGENRDQRRQQMTDQPPLRFSVLNILQPDFGRQAILSTTRPLPVPRDLSLTSSVTRLSSHSPTSPSYAGIHVSRDRDRDRDRDGVSSGGLSRSGSLESLASSRSSMTGSSATGTPSLSSVGAESVNGESGTSGGTTAASQNSGASQSLWPAWVYCTRYSDRPSSGPRTRRVKRSSTGDKNASPEEKRPRTAFSAEQLARLKQEFSENRYLTERRRQQLSRDLGLNEAQIKIWFQNKRAKIKKSTGQKNPLALQLMAQGLYNHSTVPVDEDGEELIPDEKKS; from the exons ATGAGCGTCGCAATGGCAATATCGATGGACTCCGGATACGGAATGCGGCTTTACGGGGTGCCGGAGAACCGGGGTCAGGATGGACACCGGCAGCTTCAGGGTGAAAACCGGGATCAGCGTCGCCAGCAGATGACCGATCAACCTCCGCTCAGGTTCAGCGTCCTCAACATTCTTCAGCCCGACTTTGGAAGACAGGCGATCCTCAGCACTACGCGGCCACTTCCGGTACCAAGGGACCTCAGCCTGACCTCGTCGGTGACGCGGCTGTCTTCGCACTCTCCGACATCGCCGAGTTACGCCGGCATCCACGTCTCCAGGGACCGGGACCGGGACCGGGACCGGGACGGCGTTTCTTCGGGTGGTCTCAGCAGGAGCGGAAGTCTCGAAAGCCTTGCGAGCAGCCGCAGCTCGATGACCGGATCATCGGCGACCGGAACGCCGTCTTTGTCTTCGGTTGGTGCGGAATCTGTGAACGGTGAGAGCGGAACTTCCGGTGGAACCACCGCCGCCTCCCAGAATTCGGGGGCCTCTCAGAGTCTCTGGCCTGCCTGGGTTTACTGCACGAGATACTCCGACCGGCCTTCTTCCG GTCCGCGAACGAGGCGAGTTAAGCGATCGAGTACCGGAGACAAGAACGCGTCTCCGGAAGAAAAGAGGCCGAGGACGGCGTTCAGCGCCGAGCAGTTGGCGAGGCTGAAGCAGGAGTTCAGCGAGAATCGATACCTGACCGAAAGACGGAGGCAGCAGTTGTCAAGAGACCTTGGACTGAACGAGGCGCAGATAAAAATTTGGTTCCAGAACAAACGGGCCAAGATCAAGAAGTCGACGGGGCAAAAGAACCCCTTGGCTCTTCAGCTGATGGCTCAGGGTCTCTACAACCATTCGACGGTCCCGGTTGACGAGGACGGCGAAGAATTGATCCcggatgaaaaaaagtcaTGA